The Flavobacterium faecale genome has a segment encoding these proteins:
- a CDS encoding DUF5689 domain-containing protein → MKSFFSFSIVAILLLVSCSSTDVAVPDLVCNQPDFVTNKTVLEVTNNASSLVSKYGYDDVIEAYVISTDEYGNFFKTMSLQTLATATIPAVGFSVPVDASNLYVDYRLGNKVYLKLKNQYTDIYFGGLRIGGIYANAQNEASVGRLSQNDYKNVLFPSCTTLTDSQLIKKMTIPELLKDSNINTLVEIDDVQFAETAIGRHYFEEANNVGGGTNWYVVDKNGNRVYVRTSSYARFAASFVPTTKVNIRGILTKFGVDYQLAVRSESDIEPTTARGIPFFTENFQAAVDKSNLSLPGWANLVQAGSLFWKGAVYNGNGCAEFLISGTKVNSNIAWLVSPKIDMDVYKNEVMTFRSAQHHLDVDSPLNTLELYVSKNFDGLDVTKATWVKIPFNVPQQTTPWYQFIGSGGVDLSTYTGKINIAFKYIGSGKNTALDGAFQVDDVQIYGEK, encoded by the coding sequence AACTAATAAAACCGTCCTAGAAGTAACTAATAATGCCAGTTCTTTAGTGAGTAAATATGGGTATGATGATGTAATTGAGGCTTACGTAATATCTACCGATGAGTATGGAAATTTTTTCAAAACCATGTCATTGCAAACTTTGGCTACAGCCACAATCCCTGCTGTAGGCTTTAGCGTTCCCGTAGATGCTAGTAATTTATATGTGGATTATCGTCTAGGGAATAAAGTGTATCTAAAACTCAAAAATCAATATACCGATATTTACTTTGGAGGGTTGAGAATAGGAGGGATTTATGCCAATGCTCAGAATGAAGCATCAGTTGGTCGACTATCACAAAATGATTATAAAAACGTATTGTTCCCATCTTGCACCACTTTGACGGATAGTCAATTGATCAAGAAAATGACCATTCCAGAATTACTCAAAGATAGCAATATCAATACTTTGGTCGAAATAGACGATGTTCAATTTGCAGAAACAGCCATTGGTCGTCACTATTTTGAAGAAGCCAATAATGTCGGAGGAGGAACAAATTGGTATGTTGTTGATAAGAACGGAAACCGAGTGTATGTACGCACGAGTAGTTATGCGCGTTTTGCTGCAAGTTTTGTTCCTACTACAAAGGTCAATATTCGTGGTATATTAACTAAGTTTGGTGTTGATTACCAACTGGCTGTTCGATCAGAAAGTGATATCGAACCGACTACGGCTCGCGGTATTCCATTTTTTACCGAAAATTTTCAGGCAGCTGTAGACAAAAGTAATCTAAGCTTACCGGGTTGGGCAAACCTTGTGCAAGCAGGATCATTATTTTGGAAAGGAGCTGTTTATAATGGTAATGGTTGTGCCGAGTTTTTGATAAGTGGTACCAAAGTCAATTCGAATATTGCTTGGTTGGTTTCACCAAAAATCGATATGGATGTTTACAAAAACGAAGTGATGACTTTTAGGAGTGCGCAACACCACCTCGATGTAGATTCGCCTTTGAATACACTGGAACTCTATGTGTCTAAAAACTTTGATGGGTTGGATGTTACCAAAGCAACTTGGGTCAAAATTCCTTTTAATGTGCCACAGCAAACTACACCTTGGTACCAATTTATAGGATCGGGTGGTGTGGATCTTTCAACTTATACAGGAAAAATCAATATCGCATTCAAGTATATTGGTTCAGGAAAAAATACAGCTTTGGATGGTGCTTTTCAAGTGGATGATGTGCAGATTTATGGTGAAAAGTAG
- a CDS encoding AsmA family protein, with translation MKKYLVKGLKITGITILTVLALMFILPKLFPEFVTNQIKVFANKNIDGELTFNESNLSFFDHFPSLTLTLNEFKLKGAAPYKKETLISAQEMAFGINIPRLIFSKKVKIDQIFVSNAFFNIKVNEQGQANYNVYKSDDKATADTESSDTSIKLEKIDIKNTKVVYDDLSTKILMEARGFNYVGKGDLEKSVFDLITEAKINSFDFTFGGEQYLKNKQVNANLITKVNTNSLAFEFKQNDLRINKLPVDFKGTFNFVKDGYAMNFVIKSVDSNLYDFFTALPPQFTQWLSKTKIEGKTDVLLTLKGDYIESQNKKPDLGFNMKIRKGMIAYDKVPVAASNLFLNFDTKLPSLDTQKLSVKIDSIYFNLGKEYLNGIVAIKGLEKPLIAARLRANMDLEKMNRAFGISTINLKGVLNADITANGVYDIAGKTLPKTKGFINLKNGMLKTPYYPNPIADINLDLKMDNPEGTTKDLSIQMKPASFIFEGKPVKVEGIFANLDDIHYDLKMNGELDLGKIYQVFSQKGLDVKGYIKANLALKGSQSDATNGNYSKLKNSGTLLLRNITTHSQYLPKAFVINEGIFTFKQDQLHFKNFTASYGKSDFVMNGNVSNAINFVLSDKAVLKGNFDIKSNNLYVDEFMYASPDPEPIEGHTTTTVASSGVIVVPPNFNLQLSARSKKVYWQELTLSDLVGNLKVNKGKLNLSNSGFNIIGSPVKMDVVYNNETLQRAFFDFKIKADDFDIKRAYDEIEMFRNMASAAKSAQGIVSLDYAVKGKLNQDMKPIYPSLSGGGILSVKDVKMKGFKMFNNVSKSTNFESIKNPDVTKVDINTTIKNNIITIDRFKFKFAGFRPRIEGTSSFDGQLNIKMRLGLPPLGIIGIPLTVTGTQENPKVKLGKKSEEIEEQEYIETPFK, from the coding sequence ATGAAAAAGTACCTTGTCAAAGGACTGAAAATTACGGGTATAACAATTTTGACTGTATTGGCATTGATGTTTATTTTGCCTAAATTATTTCCTGAATTCGTTACCAATCAAATTAAGGTGTTTGCCAATAAAAATATTGATGGTGAATTGACTTTTAATGAGTCAAATTTGTCATTTTTCGACCATTTTCCTTCCTTGACGCTTACCTTAAATGAATTTAAACTAAAAGGAGCTGCACCATACAAAAAAGAGACTTTGATATCTGCTCAAGAAATGGCATTCGGGATTAATATTCCTCGCTTGATTTTTAGTAAAAAAGTCAAAATTGATCAAATATTTGTTTCGAATGCTTTTTTTAATATCAAAGTCAATGAGCAAGGGCAAGCCAATTATAATGTGTATAAGTCAGACGATAAAGCTACTGCGGATACTGAAAGTTCGGATACCTCGATAAAATTAGAAAAAATAGACATCAAAAACACAAAGGTGGTTTATGATGATTTGTCGACCAAAATACTCATGGAAGCCCGTGGTTTTAACTATGTTGGTAAAGGTGACTTAGAAAAATCTGTTTTTGATTTGATCACCGAAGCCAAAATTAATTCATTTGACTTTACCTTCGGTGGTGAGCAGTACTTGAAGAACAAACAAGTTAATGCCAATTTGATTACTAAAGTTAACACCAACTCACTTGCATTTGAATTCAAACAAAATGATTTGAGGATCAATAAGCTACCGGTTGATTTTAAAGGAACGTTTAATTTTGTCAAAGACGGTTACGCAATGAACTTTGTTATAAAATCGGTAGATAGTAACTTATATGATTTTTTCACAGCACTACCGCCCCAATTTACACAATGGTTGTCTAAGACTAAAATTGAAGGTAAGACGGATGTTTTATTGACCTTGAAGGGTGATTATATCGAGTCGCAAAACAAGAAACCCGATCTAGGTTTTAATATGAAAATCCGAAAAGGAATGATAGCCTATGATAAGGTTCCTGTGGCGGCGTCAAATTTATTTTTGAATTTTGATACCAAGCTTCCTTCATTAGATACACAAAAACTGAGTGTCAAAATAGATTCTATATATTTCAATCTTGGTAAAGAATATCTAAACGGGATTGTAGCTATAAAAGGACTAGAAAAACCTCTGATTGCTGCTCGACTGCGTGCCAATATGGATTTAGAAAAAATGAATCGTGCCTTCGGAATTTCGACTATAAATCTCAAAGGAGTTTTGAATGCCGACATTACTGCCAATGGTGTCTATGATATCGCTGGTAAAACCTTACCCAAAACGAAGGGTTTTATCAACTTGAAAAACGGAATGCTCAAAACGCCTTATTATCCAAACCCGATTGCGGATATTAATTTGGATCTGAAAATGGATAATCCAGAAGGAACAACCAAGGACCTTTCGATACAAATGAAACCAGCTTCTTTTATTTTCGAAGGTAAACCAGTCAAAGTTGAAGGGATATTTGCCAACTTAGACGATATCCATTATGACTTGAAGATGAATGGCGAATTGGATTTAGGTAAAATCTATCAGGTTTTTTCGCAAAAAGGGTTGGATGTAAAAGGGTATATTAAAGCTAATCTTGCCTTGAAAGGATCGCAGAGTGATGCTACAAATGGCAATTATTCGAAATTAAAAAATAGCGGTACCTTATTATTACGCAATATTACCACACATTCCCAGTATTTGCCAAAAGCATTTGTAATTAATGAAGGTATTTTTACCTTTAAACAAGATCAGTTGCATTTTAAGAATTTTACAGCTTCGTACGGGAAATCAGATTTTGTAATGAACGGAAATGTGAGCAATGCTATCAATTTCGTTTTATCTGATAAGGCTGTGTTAAAAGGAAATTTTGATATAAAAAGTAATAATCTATATGTGGATGAATTCATGTATGCAAGCCCAGATCCAGAACCTATTGAAGGTCATACTACTACAACAGTAGCGAGCTCAGGAGTGATTGTGGTGCCGCCAAATTTCAATTTACAACTTTCGGCACGTTCAAAAAAGGTGTATTGGCAAGAACTGACCTTGTCCGATTTAGTTGGTAATCTTAAAGTAAATAAAGGGAAATTAAACCTTTCAAACTCGGGATTCAACATTATTGGTAGCCCAGTAAAAATGGATGTGGTTTATAATAATGAAACCTTGCAGAGAGCTTTTTTTGATTTTAAAATAAAAGCCGATGATTTTGATATAAAACGTGCTTATGATGAGATCGAAATGTTCCGAAATATGGCATCTGCAGCCAAAAGTGCGCAAGGAATTGTATCTTTGGATTATGCCGTAAAAGGAAAATTAAATCAAGACATGAAACCAATTTATCCATCCTTGTCTGGTGGAGGTATACTTTCGGTAAAGGATGTGAAAATGAAAGGTTTCAAAATGTTTAATAATGTGAGTAAATCGACTAATTTTGAAAGCATCAAGAATCCAGATGTTACAAAAGTAGATATTAACACGACGATTAAAAATAATATTATAACTATTGATCGATTTAAATTTAAATTTGCAGGTTTCAGACCAAGAATCGAAGGAACCTCAAGTTTTGACGGACAATTAAATATCAAAATGCGTTTGGGTTTACCTCCGTTGGGAATAATCGGAATACCGTTGACAGTAACTGGAACGCAAGAGAATCCAAAAGTAAAACTCGGTAAAAAGTCCGAAGAAATTGAAGAACAAGAATATATTGAAACCCCTTTTAAATAA
- a CDS encoding FKBP-type peptidyl-prolyl cis-trans isomerase: protein MKYYAVAALALAISVSSCKKNDQEEQNQQQVEVVDNGAKNEQEIKDYLAKNNLKAEKTDSGLYYIVTEQGTGATPTAESSVTVAYKGYFTDGKVFDESGAEGISFGLNQVIPGWTEGIQKFKVGGKGVLLIPSSIGYGDETKGPIPGGSVLLFDINLIAAQ, encoded by the coding sequence ATGAAGTATTACGCAGTAGCAGCACTAGCATTAGCAATATCAGTAAGTTCTTGCAAAAAGAACGATCAAGAAGAACAAAATCAGCAACAAGTTGAAGTAGTAGATAACGGTGCGAAGAATGAGCAAGAAATTAAAGATTACTTGGCAAAAAACAATCTAAAGGCCGAAAAAACAGATTCAGGTTTGTATTATATCGTTACAGAGCAAGGTACAGGAGCAACTCCTACGGCAGAATCTAGTGTTACGGTTGCCTACAAAGGATATTTTACAGATGGAAAAGTATTTGATGAAAGCGGTGCAGAAGGAATATCTTTTGGACTAAATCAAGTAATTCCAGGATGGACAGAAGGTATTCAGAAATTCAAAGTAGGCGGAAAAGGAGTTTTGTTAATTCCATCAAGTATTGGATATGGTGATGAAACTAAGGGACCAATCCCTGGTGGATCTGTTCTTTTGTTTGATATTAATTTGATTGCGGCTCAATAA
- the hflX gene encoding GTPase HflX produces the protein MIEKEVINFERTAIVGIVTQNQSEEKLNEYLDELEFLTFTAGGEVIKRFSQKMERPNPKTFVGTGKLEEIHLFVKENGISTLIFDDELSPSQQKNISKIIEECKILDRTHLILDIFAQRAETSYARTQVELAQNIYMLPRLSGLWTHLERQKGGIGMRGPGETEIETDRRIVRDRIALLKDKIKAIDKQMGTQRGNRGAMVRVALVGYTNVGKSTLMNAVGKSDVFVENKLFATLDTTVRKVVIKNLPFLLSDTVGFIRKLPTMLVDSFKSTLDEVREADLLLHVVDISHPEFEDHIASVNQTLLDIKANDKPVIMVFNKIDAYDHLTIDDDDLITEKTPRHYTLEEWKSTWMSRVGEENALFISATNKENFEEFRERVYEAVRHIHVTRFPYNKFLYPDYKDAIEKEEEDEQE, from the coding sequence ATGATAGAAAAAGAAGTAATAAATTTTGAGAGAACAGCCATTGTTGGTATTGTGACTCAAAATCAAAGCGAAGAAAAACTTAATGAATATCTAGACGAATTAGAGTTTTTGACTTTTACAGCTGGCGGAGAGGTGATAAAACGCTTTTCTCAAAAGATGGAACGTCCTAACCCTAAAACTTTCGTTGGAACAGGAAAGTTAGAAGAAATTCATTTGTTTGTAAAAGAAAACGGAATCTCGACTTTAATTTTTGATGATGAACTTTCGCCTTCGCAACAAAAAAATATATCCAAGATAATCGAAGAATGTAAAATTCTAGATCGTACACACCTTATCCTTGATATTTTTGCACAACGTGCCGAAACATCCTATGCAAGAACACAAGTTGAGCTAGCGCAAAATATTTATATGTTGCCTAGATTATCTGGATTGTGGACGCACTTGGAACGTCAAAAAGGAGGTATTGGAATGCGTGGACCTGGAGAGACTGAAATCGAAACAGACAGACGTATTGTACGAGATCGAATTGCGCTTTTGAAAGATAAAATCAAGGCCATTGACAAACAAATGGGAACACAACGAGGTAATCGTGGAGCCATGGTGCGTGTTGCCTTGGTGGGATATACCAATGTAGGGAAATCTACTTTGATGAACGCTGTTGGTAAAAGTGACGTTTTTGTCGAAAACAAACTTTTTGCCACCTTGGATACTACAGTTCGTAAAGTGGTGATCAAAAACCTACCTTTCTTACTTTCAGACACGGTTGGTTTCATTCGTAAATTACCAACAATGTTGGTTGACTCTTTCAAAAGTACGTTGGATGAGGTTCGCGAAGCCGATTTGTTATTGCATGTTGTAGATATTTCACATCCTGAGTTTGAGGATCATATCGCCTCTGTAAATCAGACTTTGTTGGATATCAAAGCCAATGACAAACCTGTAATCATGGTTTTCAATAAAATTGACGCTTACGACCATTTGACTATTGATGACGATGATTTAATTACCGAAAAAACACCAAGACATTACACCTTAGAAGAGTGGAAGTCTACTTGGATGAGTCGTGTTGGTGAGGAAAATGCTTTGTTTATCTCGGCCACCAACAAAGAGAACTTTGAAGAATTTAGAGAACGCGTATACGAGGCGGTGCGACATATACATGTAACGCGCTTTCCGTACAACAAGTTTTTATATCCAGATTATAAAGACGCTATCGAGAAAGAAGAAGAAGACGAACAAGAATAA
- a CDS encoding DUF3078 domain-containing protein has translation MKKILLTAVLALSITTAFSQANEKELLKKNEEAAAAKLKEDKPNGWVKKGTFSFLANQATFTNWTAGGQSNVSGTIGLNYDFNYKKDSWNWDNKVIAGYGLTKIKGQQLQKSDDRLVFNSLLGKKAAGYWYYSAFLNFKTQFDAGVDAASGIRTSHFFSPAYFQFGPGMLWKKSDNLKVNIAPLTSKLIVVDRQFTLLGSSFGVEQGETTRYEFGAAINGYYKFKIAENVTVENILNLYSNYLDKPGNVDIDYTLNINMKINKFLSTNLAYQTIYDDNAFAGFQTRQVLGLGLNYGF, from the coding sequence ATGAAAAAGATTTTACTTACTGCTGTATTAGCACTTTCTATTACTACAGCTTTCTCACAAGCAAATGAGAAAGAATTACTTAAAAAGAACGAAGAAGCAGCTGCTGCAAAATTAAAAGAAGACAAGCCAAACGGTTGGGTAAAAAAAGGAACTTTTAGCTTTTTGGCCAATCAAGCAACTTTTACCAATTGGACAGCAGGTGGACAAAGTAACGTTTCTGGAACTATCGGATTAAACTACGATTTCAACTATAAAAAAGACAGCTGGAACTGGGATAATAAAGTAATAGCAGGTTATGGTTTGACAAAAATCAAAGGTCAACAATTGCAAAAATCTGATGATAGATTGGTTTTCAACTCATTATTAGGTAAAAAAGCTGCTGGATATTGGTACTACTCTGCTTTCTTAAATTTCAAAACACAGTTTGACGCAGGAGTTGATGCTGCAAGCGGAATTAGAACATCACATTTCTTTTCTCCAGCATACTTTCAATTTGGACCAGGTATGTTATGGAAAAAAAGCGATAACTTGAAAGTAAATATTGCTCCTTTAACTTCAAAATTAATTGTTGTTGATCGTCAATTTACGCTTTTAGGATCATCATTTGGAGTGGAACAAGGAGAAACTACACGTTACGAATTTGGAGCTGCAATCAATGGATACTACAAATTCAAAATTGCTGAAAACGTAACCGTTGAGAATATTTTGAATTTATATTCTAACTATTTAGACAAACCAGGAAATGTTGATATTGACTATACTTTGAATATCAATATGAAGATCAACAAATTCTTATCGACCAATTTAGCTTACCAAACCATCTATGATGACAATGCTTTTGCAGGGTTTCAAACCCGTCAAGTACTTGGATTAGGATTGAACTACGGTTTCTAA
- a CDS encoding DUF2480 family protein codes for MDEIINKVAESKLEVFDLEDYYPKGQRVQLDIAQWLLEGFLLREKDFRESLKNHDWSQYQDQLVAIHCSTDAIVPAWASILVAIQLAPFATKIVDGSIDDLNASLYEELLPKVDYSTFENKAVIIKGCSKKPVPTRAYVLAAHYLQPYARSIMYGEACSAVPLFKKR; via the coding sequence ATGGACGAAATAATCAACAAAGTTGCTGAAAGTAAACTCGAGGTATTTGATTTAGAGGACTACTATCCAAAAGGGCAACGAGTACAACTTGATATTGCTCAATGGCTTTTGGAAGGTTTTTTATTGCGAGAAAAAGACTTTAGAGAAAGCTTGAAAAATCATGATTGGTCGCAATACCAAGACCAATTAGTCGCTATTCATTGCAGTACAGACGCAATTGTACCTGCGTGGGCATCGATTTTGGTTGCGATTCAGCTAGCGCCTTTTGCCACAAAAATAGTTGATGGTAGTATTGATGATTTGAATGCTTCATTATATGAAGAGTTGTTGCCAAAAGTTGATTATTCGACTTTTGAAAATAAAGCAGTGATAATAAAAGGCTGTTCAAAAAAACCCGTACCTACTCGGGCTTACGTTCTTGCGGCACACTACTTGCAACCCTACGCACGTAGCATCATGTACGGCGAAGCTTGTTCTGCAGTACCTCTTTTCAAGAAAAGATAA
- a CDS encoding SUF system Fe-S cluster assembly protein, whose translation MEQQIDTNELGEAIVKKLKTIYDPEIPVDIYELGLIYDVMVNTDFEVKILMTLTSPNCPVAESLPREVEDKVKSIEHIKDAEVEITFDPPWSKDLMSEEAKLELGML comes from the coding sequence ATGGAACAACAAATAGACACCAACGAATTAGGAGAAGCGATCGTAAAAAAATTAAAAACCATCTATGATCCAGAGATTCCTGTAGATATTTACGAATTGGGATTAATATACGATGTAATGGTAAACACCGATTTCGAAGTAAAAATCCTAATGACTCTAACCTCTCCAAACTGCCCAGTTGCAGAGAGTTTGCCTAGAGAAGTTGAAGACAAAGTAAAATCAATTGAGCACATTAAAGATGCCGAAGTTGAAATTACTTTTGATCCACCATGGAGCAAAGACTTAATGAGCGAAGAAGCAAAATTAGAATTAGGAATGCTATAA
- a CDS encoding GxxExxY protein, which yields MNLTKSYLKDLVYQVNGAAIEVHKSIGPGLLECVYHQCLKKELELRQINFVSELSIPLIYKGCELDSKLRCDLLIEKALVVELKSVTEFSPIYEAQVLSYMNLLRAPIGLLINFNVKNIYYEGQKTLVNEIYSKLKD from the coding sequence ATGAACTTAACAAAAAGTTACCTAAAAGATTTAGTATATCAGGTAAATGGAGCAGCAATTGAAGTTCATAAAAGTATAGGCCCAGGCCTATTGGAATGTGTTTATCATCAGTGCTTAAAAAAGGAATTAGAATTACGTCAAATAAATTTTGTCTCAGAATTATCAATTCCTTTAATTTATAAAGGCTGCGAATTAGATTCTAAACTTAGATGTGATTTATTAATAGAAAAGGCTTTAGTTGTCGAACTAAAATCAGTAACTGAATTTAGCCCAATCTATGAAGCACAAGTGCTTTCTTATATGAACTTATTACGCGCACCAATTGGTTTGCTCATAAATTTTAATGTAAAAAATATTTACTACGAAGGTCAAAAAACCTTGGTCAATGAAATTTATAGTAAACTGAAAGACTAA